The DNA segment AGTCCGGGGCGATGGCCGCTGCGTCCAGCGGCTTGCAGCGCAGGCAGGCGCGATAGCCGGCGGACAGGCACTCGTCGGCATGCGCGAAAAACTCGACGTTCTCCGGTTTCGGTTTGCGCGCGGTGCAACTGGGGCGGCAGAAGATCCCGGTGGTTTTCACCGCCGTGAAGAACACGCCCTCATAGGCAGTGTCGCGTTCAAGCATGGCGCGAACCATTTCGGCGTGGGGCGGCAGGGCAGTGGTCTGTATGTTCATGGGCTGAGAGTAAAACTGCTTCGTCGATGACTCCACCGAAAAATCGACAGTGAATTTTTTTCGATCTGCACCACAATCACTCAATCGCCGCTTGTGAGGAATCAACGCCATGCCACCGTTCACCATCCAGCGCATCGATCACATCGTGCTGCGCGTCGCCGACCTGCAACGCAGCATCGACTTTTACGCCACTGTGTTCGGCGCCGAAGTGGTCCGCCACAATCAGCCGCTGGGTTTGGTGCATCTGCGCGCCGGTACTTCGATGATCGATCTGGTCGACCTGCAAGGCGAACTGGGCCGCAAGGGTGGCGGCGCAGCAGGGGC comes from the Pseudomonas granadensis genome and includes:
- a CDS encoding VOC family protein, encoding MPPFTIQRIDHIVLRVADLQRSIDFYATVFGAEVVRHNQPLGLVHLRAGTSMIDLVDLQGELGRKGGGAAGAERRNVDHFCLRIEPFDEAALTVHLQACGLTVEKAARRFGAEGYGLSLYCFDPDGNQVELKGPSEA